One Vallitalea longa genomic window, ATGCAATTATTTTTGAGTTCTCATAATGGTCTTTGATAGCTTTGGCTAATGAACCTCCAATTAAACCGAGTCCAATAAAACCAACTTTTTGTATGTTCATTATAGTATTTTCCCAACAAGTTTTGCAAAAGGTCTTAATTCATTACATAATGCATCAAATTCTTTTGGAGGTAATGATTGAGGACCATCTGATAAAGCTACTGAAGGATTAGGGTGAACTTCTACCATGATACCATCAGCACCTACAGCTACAGAAGCTTTAGATAAAGGATTAACATATGCTCTTTTTCCAGTAGCATGACTAGGGTCTACAATTATAGGCAAGTGACTCTTTTGCTTGATAATAGGTATTGCACTTATGTCAAGAGTATTTCTTGTAGCTGTTTCAAAAGTTCTGATTCCTCTTTCACATAAAACGACATTCGAATTACCTTCACTCATTATATATTCTGCTGCATTAAGCCATTCATCAATGGTTGCTGATAAACCTCTTTTTAGTAGAACTGGAGTATTGGTTTTACCGATTTCTTTCAAGAGATAGAAATTCTGCATATTTCTCGCACCTATTTGAAACATATCAACATATTTGTAAGCTGTTTCTACAGATTTAAGACTGGTTACCTCACATACTATAGGTAAACCTGTTTCTTCACGTGCTTTTGACATATACTTCAATCCTTCTTCTTCTAATCCTTGGAATGAGTAAGGAGAAGTTCTAGGCTTATAAGCACCTCCTCTTAGTATAGATGCACCAGATTTTTTAATGGCATGTGCAGTTTCAATTATTTGCTTTTCATTTTCAATAGCGCATGGTCCAGCCATGATTACGAAATTATTATTACCTATTTCAACATCTCTTACCTTGATGACAGATGATGTCATGTTAAATTTCTTATTAGCTAGTTTATAAGTTTCTGTGACTGGAACAATTTTTTCTACACCATCCAATAATTCAATATTACATTTTAATAGTTTCGATTTATCACCAACCACACCAATTATAGTAATTTGATCACCAGTGGATAAATGAGTCTTGAGTCCGTGTTCTTCAACTAATGTTATGACTTTATTAATATCTTGGTT contains:
- the aroF gene encoding 3-deoxy-7-phosphoheptulonate synthase, whose amino-acid sequence is MIIVMKPNVNNQDINKVITLVEEHGLKTHLSTGDQITIIGVVGDKSKLLKCNIELLDGVEKIVPVTETYKLANKKFNMTSSVIKVRDVEIGNNNFVIMAGPCAIENEKQIIETAHAIKKSGASILRGGAYKPRTSPYSFQGLEEEGLKYMSKAREETGLPIVCEVTSLKSVETAYKYVDMFQIGARNMQNFYLLKEIGKTNTPVLLKRGLSATIDEWLNAAEYIMSEGNSNVVLCERGIRTFETATRNTLDISAIPIIKQKSHLPIIVDPSHATGKRAYVNPLSKASVAVGADGIMVEVHPNPSVALSDGPQSLPPKEFDALCNELRPFAKLVGKIL